Proteins encoded in a region of the Anopheles ziemanni chromosome 2, idAnoZiCoDA_A2_x.2, whole genome shotgun sequence genome:
- the LOC131294462 gene encoding UDP-glycosyltransferase UGT5-like, producing the protein MLKWMKTTFLVLAIACAIGLPSTTDGARILGIFPTSARSHYIVGSALMKELARRGHQVTVINPFPQKKPLENYRDIDVSVEEDIIKELIPNMFDMADQSVWEGITMTYKFGHMITNFTLQHPNVIKLINSNEQFDLVVLESFLNDAHLGFVHRFKAPCVAVSTFGASRWTNEMVGTPSPTSYVPHPFLSFTDRMSFVQRVGNMLMTILDAALGQILDFPVQSAMYEAAFPGPKPPLEHLRKHSVSLVLLNQHLSLSYPRPYVPNMIEVGGMHVNRKPKPLPEDIKSILDGSPQGVIYFSMGSNIKSSQLPVEKREAILRVFAKLKQTVLWKWEDETLPNRPKNVIVKAWWPQDDVLAHPNVRLFITHGGLLSTTEAMYHGVPVIGIPVFGDQYLNMGKAERTGYGIQLPYQEISEERLSKAINEILNNEKYKTVAGTISARYRDQPQNPLDLAVFWVEYVIRHRGAEHLKSAGQELGFLQYHGIDVLATIFGGPLLFAYLLIKLLCGGRSKNAKVKTSADSKKKRN; encoded by the exons atgttaaagtgGATGAAAACGACGTTTTTGGTGTTGGCGATCGCATGTGCGATCGGTCTACCTTCGACCACGGATGGTGCTCGGATTCTGGGCATCTTTCCTACCTCTGCTCGTTCGCATTACATCGTTGGATCGGCGCTGATGAAGGAATTGGCCCGACGTGGTCACCAG GTTACTGTTATCAACCCGTTCCCGCAGAAGAAACCGCTGGAAAATTACCGCGATATTGATGTGTCCGTAGAAGAGGATATTATAAAGG AATTGATACCCAACATGTTCGACATGGCCGACCAAAGCGTGTGGGAAGGCATAACGATGACGTACAAGTTCGGGCATATGATAACAAATTTCACGCTGCAGCATCCGAACGTCATCAAACTGATCAACTCGAACGAACAGTTTGATCTAGTAGTCCTGGAGAGTTTTCTGAACGATGCACACTTAG GTTTTGTGCATCGCTTCAAGGCGCCCTGTGTGGCCGTGTCGACCTTCGGTGCATCCCGGTGGACAAACGAAATGGTCGGTACGCCCTCGCCTACCTCCTACGTACCGCATCCGTTCCTAAGCTTCACCGACCGGATGTCGTTTGTCCAGCGTGTCGGTAACATGTTGATGACAATACTTGACGCCGCTCTCGGGCAAATCCTGGACTTCCCGGTACAGAGCGCGATGTACGAGGCGGCGTTCCCCGGGCCGAAACCTCCACTGGAGCATCTTCGGAAGCATTCCGTGTCGCTGGTTCTGCTCAATCAGCACCTCAGTCTCAGCTATCCGCGCCCGTACGTGCCAAACATGATCGAGGTCGGTGGAATGCACGTCAACCGCAAGCCAAAACCGCTACCCGAAGACATCAAGTCGATTCTGGACGGTTCGCCACAGGGTGTTATCTACTTCTCGATGGGCTCGAACATCAAGAGCAGCCAGCTACCGGTGGAGAAACGGGAAGCAATCCTGCGTGTGTTTGCCAAGCTGAAACAGACGGTCTTGTGGAAATGGGAGGATGAGACACTCCCTAATCGACCGAAAAATGTGATCGTGAAGGCATGGTGGCCGCAGGATGACGTTCTGGCACACCCGAACGTACGGTTGTTTATCACGCACGGCGGTCTGCTCAGCACAACTGAGGCGATGTACCACGGCGTGCCGGTGATCGGCATTCCGGTATTCGGTGATCAATATCTAAACATGGGTAAAGCGGAACGGACCGGCTACGGGATACAATTGCCGTATCAAGAAATCTCTGAGGAACGCCTATCGAAAGCCATCAACGAGATTTTGAATAATGAAAAGTACAAAACCGTGGCCGGTACCATTTCTGCGCGTTACCGTGATCAGCCACAGAATCCGTTGGATTTGGCCGTCTTTTGGGTAGAGTACGTTATTCGGCATCGGGGTGCCGAACACCTGAAATCGGCCGGCCAGGAGCTGGGCTTCCTGCAGTACCATGGGATCGATGTACTGGCCACTATCTTTGGTGGACCGCTATTGTTCGCTTATCTATTGATTAAACTGTTGTGTGGAGGGCGATCGAAGAACGCAAAGGTGAAGACCTCTGCTGACTCCAAGAAGAAACGAAATTAA
- the LOC131288920 gene encoding protein SHQ1 homolog, which yields MSDSVKFSISLDPKHAVVILEVPELDVEHESNLVLDVYPRECIFTAAPYHARITLDADVTPGKAFPDKIDYEKNTVTFRIPLESVATKTEPPKNLFHYGFGQLYHGPLVLESSQELRMLAHPELYSLTDRMQLMRKAEVKDFQCEHYGMDHIQFQIDKLGLTLEGSPSAPKLSDDQSYRIRVIVEEKQRQPELYTAIEDHRAILLGLIDILLAICYDRLTNGNELNEANSHINIQRISATLSFFVEFDSVEELLRSFYRRSCTYPFYRNKEISKACVNRLLTSAESFNIREWIKHELMFAYDAFKATDCAVMNHYYVKDYLRYLELALNDKLLEECLKDLEKLLAEVHQESLGFGEDETVQQLLMEIMGEEDSDSTDSDDSDSNDDEVGSSDSEADSVVEDENPNENVLEKLMNLKLSG from the exons ATGAGCGATAGTGTAAAGTTTAGCATATCGCTCGATCCCAAGCATGCAGTGGTGATACTAGAAGTCCCTGAACTAGATGTGGAACACGAGAGTAATCTGGTCCTCGATGTTTACCCTCGGGAATGCATCTTTACGGCTGCTCCATATCATGCAAG aATTACTCTAGACGCAGACGTAACACCAGGGAAAGCATTCCCAGATAAAATAGATTACGAGAAGAACACAGTTACCTTCCGAATCCCGCTAGAGTCGGTAGCAACAAAAACTGAACCACCAAAGAATTTATTTCACTATGGATTTGGCCAACTTTATCATGGACCCCTTGTGCTG GAAAGTAGTCAGGAGCTGCGAATGCTAGCTCATCCCGAGCTTTATTCCTTAACGGATCGGATGCAGTTGATGCGCAAGGCAGAAGTAAAAGACTTCCAATGCGAACACTATGGAATGGATCACATTCAGTTTCAAATCGACAAGCTTGGTCTTACCCTGGAAGGATCTCCTTCGGCACCTAAACTGTCCGACGACCAAAGCTATCGCATTCGAGTGATAGTCGAGGAAAAGCAACGCCAACCAGAGCTATATACAGCGATCGAAGATCATCGGGCAATACTGCTTGGATTGATTGATATATTACTTGCGATTTGCTACGATCGCTTAACGAATGGCAACGAACTCAACGAAGCCAATTCGCATATCAACATACAACGGATATCTGCAACACTGTCGTTTTTCGTTGAGTTTGACAGCGTTGAAGAACTGTTGCGATCGTTTTATCGAAGATCATGCACGTATCCGTTCTACAGGAACAAGGAAATTTCTAAAGCGTGTGTGAACCGATTGCTTACCAGTGCAGAATCGTTTAATATACGAGAGTGGATTAAACATGAGCTCATGTTTGCATACGACGCATTTAAAGCAACAGATTGTGCAGTCATGAATCATTATTATGTTAAAGATTATCTTCGCTACTTAGAACTCGCATTGAACGACAAGTTGCTAGAAGAATGTTTGAAAGACTTGGAAAAA TTGCTTGCTGAAGTGCATCAGGAAAGCCTGGGCTTTGGTGAGGACGAAACAGTACAACAACTTTTGATGGAAATCATGGGAGAAGAAGATTCGGATTCGACGGACTCGGACGATTCTGACTCAAACGACGATGAAGTGGGAAGTAGTGATTCCGAAGCTGATTCAGTTGTAGAAGATGAAAACCCTAACGAGAATGTGCTGGAAAAATTAATGAACTTGAAGTTATCGGGATAG
- the LOC131288929 gene encoding uncharacterized protein LOC131288929, translating to MNGALEPIFSYAKALGWRGRIFSAFGFLLATEAVYEVYLFVQEAIRKRKSIKEICEVRFMNRINAADCSPNLSDMKFANVSYLVSYIDRAQESICLSMYILTLMDVRLALLRARKERNVTVRVVCCESMVYNEGSQTRHLDEDCFVRFKVNSEYLMHHKFCLLDTEWLCAECLVKEHRQLAGTIRREMQFTLFDRALFDDMEGLKKAFGSSCAVCDNGKRKKRPNSVSNPLPKGGMLITGSANWTVPALSVHWDNMIFTSIPAMVRPFAVEFQRQWYELSDCEKHC from the exons ATGAACGGTGCTTTGGAACCAATCTTCTCGTACGCCAAAGCCCTAGGATGGCGCGGAAGAATATTTTCAGCATTTGGATTCCTACTAGCCACAGAAGCGGTCTACGAGGTGTATCTGTTTGTGCAGGAGGCAATAAGAAAGCGGAAATCTATCAAGGAAATATGTGAGGTGCGGTTCATGAACAGGATAAACGCGGCCGATTGCTCCCCGAATTTGTCGGACATGAAGTTCGCGAACGTTTCCTATCTGGTTAGCTACATCGATCGGGCACAGGAATCTATCTGCCTGTCCATGTACATTTTAACGCTGATGGACGTACGTCTCGCCCTGCTTCGGGCaagaaaggaaaggaacgTTACTGTCCGCGTGGTGTGCTGTGAATCGATGGTGTACAACGAAGGTTCACAGACGCGTCATTTGGATGAAG atTGTTTCGTACGCTTCAAAGTGAACAGCGAGTATCTTATGCACCACAAGTTTTGCTTGCTGGACACCGAGTGGTTGTGTGCCGAGTGTCTTGTTAAAGAGCATCGTCAGCTGGCCGGCACAATACGGAGGGAGATGCAATTTACGCTGTTCGATAGGGCACTTTTTGACGACATGGAAGGGCTGAAAAAAGCTTTCGGCAGCTCGTGTGCAGTTTGTGATAACGGTAAACGTAAAAAGCGCCCGAATTCCGTCAGCAATCCACTGCCGAAAGGTGGAATGCTTATTACCGGCTCGGCTAACTGGACAGTGCCGGCATTGAGCGTACACTGGGACAATATGATTTTTACATCCATACCTGCCATGGTGCGACCATTTGCAGTCGAATTTCAACGGCAGTGGTACGAATTGAGTGATTGCGAGAAACATtgttaa